In Electrophorus electricus isolate fEleEle1 chromosome 6, fEleEle1.pri, whole genome shotgun sequence, a single genomic region encodes these proteins:
- the fsd1l gene encoding FSD1-like protein isoform X4 has protein sequence MDSQKEALQRIITTLANKNEELHNFIETLNHLLAGVQVNSSRVVSDLEEEFDTLFSILEEAKESMTNTIKQEQARKSHELQNQMLQSTNALESSEELLEFATHALDIKDQEAFTKAAKQIKDRVTMAPAFRLTMKPKATDTMSHLMVDFSQERQLLQGLRFLPVPRAPEFEVQDCLVVDNAVTVVWRMPAEDSKIDHHILEYRKANHEGLPRVQDERCWEIVDNIKTTEYTLTGLKFDSKFMNFRVRACNKAAAGDYSDPVTLETKAFNFGFDPSSSHLNLKVEENSVEWDPQGSKGLDSKVKGKENKGSAHLTNLKNMTRSGTPSPKRGSTPRSPAPRGGRDRFTGESYTVLGDTSIDSGQHYWEVEALKDCKSYSMGVAYRNMGKFDQLGKTNSTWCIHVNNWLQSSFAAKHNNKAKSLEVAVPERIGVYCDLDGGLLSFYNADSKQLLHMFKTKFSQPVVPAFMVWCGGLSLMTGLQVPSAIRSFQKAENGLGGSNSSLNNMPQ, from the exons ATGGACTCTCAAAAA GAGGCCCTACAAAGGATAATCACCACATTAGCCAATAAAAATGAGGAGCTCCACAATTTCATCGAAACTTTGAATCACTTGCTGGCTGGAGTTCAG GTCAATTCAAGCCGGGTGGTGTCCGACTTGGAAGAGGAGTTCGACACCTTGTTCTCCATTCTGGAAGAAGCCAAAGAGAGCATGACCAACACTATCAAACAAGAACAAGCCAGAAAATCACATGAATTACAG AACCAAATGCTTCAGAGCACGAATGCGCTGGAGAGCTCAGAGGAGCTCCTGGAGTTTGCTACGCACGCTCTGGACATCAAAGACCAGGAAGCGTTTACCAAG GCTGCCAAACAGATTAAAGATAG GGTAACAATGGCTCCTGCCTTCCGCTTGACCATGAAGCCCAAAGCCACAGATACCATGAGCCACTTGATGGTGGACTTCAGCCAGGAACGCCAGCTGCTCCAGGGCCTCCGCTTCCTCCCTG TACCCAGAGCTCCTGAATTTGAGGTGCAGGACTGCCTGGTGGTGGACAACGCTGTGACTGTGGTCTGGAGGATGCCGGCGGAAGATAGCAAGATCGACCACCACATCCTGGAGTACAGGAAAGCCAACCACGAGGGTCTGCCACGGGTCCAAGATGAGCGCTGCTGGGAGATCGTGGATAACATCAAGACCACGGAATACACTCTGACAG GGTTGAAGTTTGATTCTAAGTTCATGAACTTTCGGGTACGAGCCTGCAACAAAGCAGCTGCTGGGGACTATTCCGATCCTGTCACCTTGGAAACCAAAG CATTCAACTTTGGCTTTGACCCGTCATCTTCACACCTGAACCTGAAGGTGGAGGAGAACAGTGTGGAGTGGGACCCTCAGGGAAGCAAAGGGCTGGACAGCAAGGTGAAAGGCAAAGAGAATAAGGGCAG CGCACATCTCACTAATTTGAAGAACATGACAAG AAGTGGAACTCCTTCTCCGAAAAGAGGATCGACTCCCAGGTCACCAGCCCCTAGAGGAGGCAGAGATCGTTTTACTGGCGAATCCTACACGGTGCTGG GTGACACCAGTATTGACTCCGGCCAGCACTATTGGGAGGTGGAGGCCCTGAAAGACTGCAAGTCCTACAGCATGGGCGTAGCATACCGGAACATGGGCAAATTTGACCAGCTGGGCAAGACCAACAGCACATGGTGCATCCACGTTAATAACTGGCTGCAGAGCTCATTTGCTGCCAAGCACAACAACAAGGCCAAGAGCCTGGAGGTGGCTGTACCAGAGAGGATCGGGGTCTACTGTGACCTGGATGGAG GCCTGCTTTCATTCTACAATGCAGACAGCAAGCAGTTGCTCCACATGTTTAAGACGAAGTTCTCTCAGCCAGTGGTTCCAGCCTTTATG GTTTGGTGCGGTGGCCTGAGCCTGATGACGGGTTTACAGGTCCCCAGCGCCATCAGAAGCTTCCAGAAGGCTGAAAACGGGCTGGGAGGATCAAACAGCAGCCTGAACAATATGCCACAGTAG
- the fsd1l gene encoding FSD1-like protein isoform X2 produces MTHRITKRQVKCVFVCVQEALQRIITTLANKNEELHNFIETLNHLLAGVQVNSSRVVSDLEEEFDTLFSILEEAKESMTNTIKQEQARKSHELQNQMLQSTNALESSEELLEFATHALDIKDQEAFTKAAKQIKDRVTMAPAFRLTMKPKATDTMSHLMVDFSQERQLLQGLRFLPVPRAPEFEVQDCLVVDNAVTVVWRMPAEDSKIDHHILEYRKANHEGLPRVQDERCWEIVDNIKTTEYTLTGLKFDSKFMNFRVRACNKAAAGDYSDPVTLETKAFNFGFDPSSSHLNLKVEENSVEWDPQGSKGLDSKVKGKENKGRSGTPSPKRGSTPRSPAPRGGRDRFTGESYTVLGDTSIDSGQHYWEVEALKDCKSYSMGVAYRNMGKFDQLGKTNSTWCIHVNNWLQSSFAAKHNNKAKSLEVAVPERIGVYCDLDGGLLSFYNADSKQLLHMFKTKFSQPVVPAFMVWCGGLSLMTGLQVPSAIRSFQKAENGLGGSNSSLNNMPQ; encoded by the exons A TGACTCACAGGATAACCAAGAGACaagtcaaatgtgtgtttgtttgtgtgcag GAGGCCCTACAAAGGATAATCACCACATTAGCCAATAAAAATGAGGAGCTCCACAATTTCATCGAAACTTTGAATCACTTGCTGGCTGGAGTTCAG GTCAATTCAAGCCGGGTGGTGTCCGACTTGGAAGAGGAGTTCGACACCTTGTTCTCCATTCTGGAAGAAGCCAAAGAGAGCATGACCAACACTATCAAACAAGAACAAGCCAGAAAATCACATGAATTACAG AACCAAATGCTTCAGAGCACGAATGCGCTGGAGAGCTCAGAGGAGCTCCTGGAGTTTGCTACGCACGCTCTGGACATCAAAGACCAGGAAGCGTTTACCAAG GCTGCCAAACAGATTAAAGATAG GGTAACAATGGCTCCTGCCTTCCGCTTGACCATGAAGCCCAAAGCCACAGATACCATGAGCCACTTGATGGTGGACTTCAGCCAGGAACGCCAGCTGCTCCAGGGCCTCCGCTTCCTCCCTG TACCCAGAGCTCCTGAATTTGAGGTGCAGGACTGCCTGGTGGTGGACAACGCTGTGACTGTGGTCTGGAGGATGCCGGCGGAAGATAGCAAGATCGACCACCACATCCTGGAGTACAGGAAAGCCAACCACGAGGGTCTGCCACGGGTCCAAGATGAGCGCTGCTGGGAGATCGTGGATAACATCAAGACCACGGAATACACTCTGACAG GGTTGAAGTTTGATTCTAAGTTCATGAACTTTCGGGTACGAGCCTGCAACAAAGCAGCTGCTGGGGACTATTCCGATCCTGTCACCTTGGAAACCAAAG CATTCAACTTTGGCTTTGACCCGTCATCTTCACACCTGAACCTGAAGGTGGAGGAGAACAGTGTGGAGTGGGACCCTCAGGGAAGCAAAGGGCTGGACAGCAAGGTGAAAGGCAAAGAGAATAAGGGCAG AAGTGGAACTCCTTCTCCGAAAAGAGGATCGACTCCCAGGTCACCAGCCCCTAGAGGAGGCAGAGATCGTTTTACTGGCGAATCCTACACGGTGCTGG GTGACACCAGTATTGACTCCGGCCAGCACTATTGGGAGGTGGAGGCCCTGAAAGACTGCAAGTCCTACAGCATGGGCGTAGCATACCGGAACATGGGCAAATTTGACCAGCTGGGCAAGACCAACAGCACATGGTGCATCCACGTTAATAACTGGCTGCAGAGCTCATTTGCTGCCAAGCACAACAACAAGGCCAAGAGCCTGGAGGTGGCTGTACCAGAGAGGATCGGGGTCTACTGTGACCTGGATGGAG GCCTGCTTTCATTCTACAATGCAGACAGCAAGCAGTTGCTCCACATGTTTAAGACGAAGTTCTCTCAGCCAGTGGTTCCAGCCTTTATG GTTTGGTGCGGTGGCCTGAGCCTGATGACGGGTTTACAGGTCCCCAGCGCCATCAGAAGCTTCCAGAAGGCTGAAAACGGGCTGGGAGGATCAAACAGCAGCCTGAACAATATGCCACAGTAG
- the fsd1l gene encoding FSD1-like protein isoform X5, translated as MDSQKEALQRIITTLANKNEELHNFIETLNHLLAGVQVNSSRVVSDLEEEFDTLFSILEEAKESMTNTIKQEQARKSHELQNQMLQSTNALESSEELLEFATHALDIKDQEAFTKAAKQIKDRVTMAPAFRLTMKPKATDTMSHLMVDFSQERQLLQGLRFLPVPRAPEFEVQDCLVVDNAVTVVWRMPAEDSKIDHHILEYRKANHEGLPRVQDERCWEIVDNIKTTEYTLTGLKFDSKFMNFRVRACNKAAAGDYSDPVTLETKAFNFGFDPSSSHLNLKVEENSVEWDPQGSKGLDSKVKGKENKGRSGTPSPKRGSTPRSPAPRGGRDRFTGESYTVLGDTSIDSGQHYWEVEALKDCKSYSMGVAYRNMGKFDQLGKTNSTWCIHVNNWLQSSFAAKHNNKAKSLEVAVPERIGVYCDLDGGLLSFYNADSKQLLHMFKTKFSQPVVPAFMVWCGGLSLMTGLQVPSAIRSFQKAENGLGGSNSSLNNMPQ; from the exons ATGGACTCTCAAAAA GAGGCCCTACAAAGGATAATCACCACATTAGCCAATAAAAATGAGGAGCTCCACAATTTCATCGAAACTTTGAATCACTTGCTGGCTGGAGTTCAG GTCAATTCAAGCCGGGTGGTGTCCGACTTGGAAGAGGAGTTCGACACCTTGTTCTCCATTCTGGAAGAAGCCAAAGAGAGCATGACCAACACTATCAAACAAGAACAAGCCAGAAAATCACATGAATTACAG AACCAAATGCTTCAGAGCACGAATGCGCTGGAGAGCTCAGAGGAGCTCCTGGAGTTTGCTACGCACGCTCTGGACATCAAAGACCAGGAAGCGTTTACCAAG GCTGCCAAACAGATTAAAGATAG GGTAACAATGGCTCCTGCCTTCCGCTTGACCATGAAGCCCAAAGCCACAGATACCATGAGCCACTTGATGGTGGACTTCAGCCAGGAACGCCAGCTGCTCCAGGGCCTCCGCTTCCTCCCTG TACCCAGAGCTCCTGAATTTGAGGTGCAGGACTGCCTGGTGGTGGACAACGCTGTGACTGTGGTCTGGAGGATGCCGGCGGAAGATAGCAAGATCGACCACCACATCCTGGAGTACAGGAAAGCCAACCACGAGGGTCTGCCACGGGTCCAAGATGAGCGCTGCTGGGAGATCGTGGATAACATCAAGACCACGGAATACACTCTGACAG GGTTGAAGTTTGATTCTAAGTTCATGAACTTTCGGGTACGAGCCTGCAACAAAGCAGCTGCTGGGGACTATTCCGATCCTGTCACCTTGGAAACCAAAG CATTCAACTTTGGCTTTGACCCGTCATCTTCACACCTGAACCTGAAGGTGGAGGAGAACAGTGTGGAGTGGGACCCTCAGGGAAGCAAAGGGCTGGACAGCAAGGTGAAAGGCAAAGAGAATAAGGGCAG AAGTGGAACTCCTTCTCCGAAAAGAGGATCGACTCCCAGGTCACCAGCCCCTAGAGGAGGCAGAGATCGTTTTACTGGCGAATCCTACACGGTGCTGG GTGACACCAGTATTGACTCCGGCCAGCACTATTGGGAGGTGGAGGCCCTGAAAGACTGCAAGTCCTACAGCATGGGCGTAGCATACCGGAACATGGGCAAATTTGACCAGCTGGGCAAGACCAACAGCACATGGTGCATCCACGTTAATAACTGGCTGCAGAGCTCATTTGCTGCCAAGCACAACAACAAGGCCAAGAGCCTGGAGGTGGCTGTACCAGAGAGGATCGGGGTCTACTGTGACCTGGATGGAG GCCTGCTTTCATTCTACAATGCAGACAGCAAGCAGTTGCTCCACATGTTTAAGACGAAGTTCTCTCAGCCAGTGGTTCCAGCCTTTATG GTTTGGTGCGGTGGCCTGAGCCTGATGACGGGTTTACAGGTCCCCAGCGCCATCAGAAGCTTCCAGAAGGCTGAAAACGGGCTGGGAGGATCAAACAGCAGCCTGAACAATATGCCACAGTAG
- the fsd1l gene encoding FSD1-like protein isoform X6, translating to MDSQKEALQRIITTLANKNEELHNFIETLNHLLAGVQVNSSRVVSDLEEEFDTLFSILEEAKESMTNTIKQEQARKSHELQNQMLQSTNALESSEELLEFATHALDIKDQEAFTKAAKQIKDRVTMAPAFRLTMKPKATDTMSHLMVDFSQERQLLQGLRFLPVPRAPEFEVQDCLVVDNAVTVVWRMPAEDSKIDHHILEYRKANHEGLPRVQDERCWEIVDNIKTTEYTLTGLKFDSKFMNFRVRACNKAAAGDYSDPVTLETKAFNFGFDPSSSHLNLKVEENSVEWDPQGSKGLDSKVKGKENKGSGTPSPKRGSTPRSPAPRGGRDRFTGESYTVLGDTSIDSGQHYWEVEALKDCKSYSMGVAYRNMGKFDQLGKTNSTWCIHVNNWLQSSFAAKHNNKAKSLEVAVPERIGVYCDLDGGLLSFYNADSKQLLHMFKTKFSQPVVPAFMVWCGGLSLMTGLQVPSAIRSFQKAENGLGGSNSSLNNMPQ from the exons ATGGACTCTCAAAAA GAGGCCCTACAAAGGATAATCACCACATTAGCCAATAAAAATGAGGAGCTCCACAATTTCATCGAAACTTTGAATCACTTGCTGGCTGGAGTTCAG GTCAATTCAAGCCGGGTGGTGTCCGACTTGGAAGAGGAGTTCGACACCTTGTTCTCCATTCTGGAAGAAGCCAAAGAGAGCATGACCAACACTATCAAACAAGAACAAGCCAGAAAATCACATGAATTACAG AACCAAATGCTTCAGAGCACGAATGCGCTGGAGAGCTCAGAGGAGCTCCTGGAGTTTGCTACGCACGCTCTGGACATCAAAGACCAGGAAGCGTTTACCAAG GCTGCCAAACAGATTAAAGATAG GGTAACAATGGCTCCTGCCTTCCGCTTGACCATGAAGCCCAAAGCCACAGATACCATGAGCCACTTGATGGTGGACTTCAGCCAGGAACGCCAGCTGCTCCAGGGCCTCCGCTTCCTCCCTG TACCCAGAGCTCCTGAATTTGAGGTGCAGGACTGCCTGGTGGTGGACAACGCTGTGACTGTGGTCTGGAGGATGCCGGCGGAAGATAGCAAGATCGACCACCACATCCTGGAGTACAGGAAAGCCAACCACGAGGGTCTGCCACGGGTCCAAGATGAGCGCTGCTGGGAGATCGTGGATAACATCAAGACCACGGAATACACTCTGACAG GGTTGAAGTTTGATTCTAAGTTCATGAACTTTCGGGTACGAGCCTGCAACAAAGCAGCTGCTGGGGACTATTCCGATCCTGTCACCTTGGAAACCAAAG CATTCAACTTTGGCTTTGACCCGTCATCTTCACACCTGAACCTGAAGGTGGAGGAGAACAGTGTGGAGTGGGACCCTCAGGGAAGCAAAGGGCTGGACAGCAAGGTGAAAGGCAAAGAGAATAAGGGCAG TGGAACTCCTTCTCCGAAAAGAGGATCGACTCCCAGGTCACCAGCCCCTAGAGGAGGCAGAGATCGTTTTACTGGCGAATCCTACACGGTGCTGG GTGACACCAGTATTGACTCCGGCCAGCACTATTGGGAGGTGGAGGCCCTGAAAGACTGCAAGTCCTACAGCATGGGCGTAGCATACCGGAACATGGGCAAATTTGACCAGCTGGGCAAGACCAACAGCACATGGTGCATCCACGTTAATAACTGGCTGCAGAGCTCATTTGCTGCCAAGCACAACAACAAGGCCAAGAGCCTGGAGGTGGCTGTACCAGAGAGGATCGGGGTCTACTGTGACCTGGATGGAG GCCTGCTTTCATTCTACAATGCAGACAGCAAGCAGTTGCTCCACATGTTTAAGACGAAGTTCTCTCAGCCAGTGGTTCCAGCCTTTATG GTTTGGTGCGGTGGCCTGAGCCTGATGACGGGTTTACAGGTCCCCAGCGCCATCAGAAGCTTCCAGAAGGCTGAAAACGGGCTGGGAGGATCAAACAGCAGCCTGAACAATATGCCACAGTAG
- the fsd1l gene encoding FSD1-like protein isoform X1, which yields MTHRITKRQVKCVFVCVQEALQRIITTLANKNEELHNFIETLNHLLAGVQVNSSRVVSDLEEEFDTLFSILEEAKESMTNTIKQEQARKSHELQNQMLQSTNALESSEELLEFATHALDIKDQEAFTKAAKQIKDRVTMAPAFRLTMKPKATDTMSHLMVDFSQERQLLQGLRFLPVPRAPEFEVQDCLVVDNAVTVVWRMPAEDSKIDHHILEYRKANHEGLPRVQDERCWEIVDNIKTTEYTLTGLKFDSKFMNFRVRACNKAAAGDYSDPVTLETKAFNFGFDPSSSHLNLKVEENSVEWDPQGSKGLDSKVKGKENKGSAHLTNLKNMTRSGTPSPKRGSTPRSPAPRGGRDRFTGESYTVLGDTSIDSGQHYWEVEALKDCKSYSMGVAYRNMGKFDQLGKTNSTWCIHVNNWLQSSFAAKHNNKAKSLEVAVPERIGVYCDLDGGLLSFYNADSKQLLHMFKTKFSQPVVPAFMVWCGGLSLMTGLQVPSAIRSFQKAENGLGGSNSSLNNMPQ from the exons A TGACTCACAGGATAACCAAGAGACaagtcaaatgtgtgtttgtttgtgtgcag GAGGCCCTACAAAGGATAATCACCACATTAGCCAATAAAAATGAGGAGCTCCACAATTTCATCGAAACTTTGAATCACTTGCTGGCTGGAGTTCAG GTCAATTCAAGCCGGGTGGTGTCCGACTTGGAAGAGGAGTTCGACACCTTGTTCTCCATTCTGGAAGAAGCCAAAGAGAGCATGACCAACACTATCAAACAAGAACAAGCCAGAAAATCACATGAATTACAG AACCAAATGCTTCAGAGCACGAATGCGCTGGAGAGCTCAGAGGAGCTCCTGGAGTTTGCTACGCACGCTCTGGACATCAAAGACCAGGAAGCGTTTACCAAG GCTGCCAAACAGATTAAAGATAG GGTAACAATGGCTCCTGCCTTCCGCTTGACCATGAAGCCCAAAGCCACAGATACCATGAGCCACTTGATGGTGGACTTCAGCCAGGAACGCCAGCTGCTCCAGGGCCTCCGCTTCCTCCCTG TACCCAGAGCTCCTGAATTTGAGGTGCAGGACTGCCTGGTGGTGGACAACGCTGTGACTGTGGTCTGGAGGATGCCGGCGGAAGATAGCAAGATCGACCACCACATCCTGGAGTACAGGAAAGCCAACCACGAGGGTCTGCCACGGGTCCAAGATGAGCGCTGCTGGGAGATCGTGGATAACATCAAGACCACGGAATACACTCTGACAG GGTTGAAGTTTGATTCTAAGTTCATGAACTTTCGGGTACGAGCCTGCAACAAAGCAGCTGCTGGGGACTATTCCGATCCTGTCACCTTGGAAACCAAAG CATTCAACTTTGGCTTTGACCCGTCATCTTCACACCTGAACCTGAAGGTGGAGGAGAACAGTGTGGAGTGGGACCCTCAGGGAAGCAAAGGGCTGGACAGCAAGGTGAAAGGCAAAGAGAATAAGGGCAG CGCACATCTCACTAATTTGAAGAACATGACAAG AAGTGGAACTCCTTCTCCGAAAAGAGGATCGACTCCCAGGTCACCAGCCCCTAGAGGAGGCAGAGATCGTTTTACTGGCGAATCCTACACGGTGCTGG GTGACACCAGTATTGACTCCGGCCAGCACTATTGGGAGGTGGAGGCCCTGAAAGACTGCAAGTCCTACAGCATGGGCGTAGCATACCGGAACATGGGCAAATTTGACCAGCTGGGCAAGACCAACAGCACATGGTGCATCCACGTTAATAACTGGCTGCAGAGCTCATTTGCTGCCAAGCACAACAACAAGGCCAAGAGCCTGGAGGTGGCTGTACCAGAGAGGATCGGGGTCTACTGTGACCTGGATGGAG GCCTGCTTTCATTCTACAATGCAGACAGCAAGCAGTTGCTCCACATGTTTAAGACGAAGTTCTCTCAGCCAGTGGTTCCAGCCTTTATG GTTTGGTGCGGTGGCCTGAGCCTGATGACGGGTTTACAGGTCCCCAGCGCCATCAGAAGCTTCCAGAAGGCTGAAAACGGGCTGGGAGGATCAAACAGCAGCCTGAACAATATGCCACAGTAG
- the fsd1l gene encoding FSD1-like protein isoform X7: MNYRTKCFRARMRWRAQRSSWSLLRTLWTSKTRKRLPRVTMAPAFRLTMKPKATDTMSHLMVDFSQERQLLQGLRFLPVPRAPEFEVQDCLVVDNAVTVVWRMPAEDSKIDHHILEYRKANHEGLPRVQDERCWEIVDNIKTTEYTLTGLKFDSKFMNFRVRACNKAAAGDYSDPVTLETKAFNFGFDPSSSHLNLKVEENSVEWDPQGSKGLDSKVKGKENKGSAHLTNLKNMTRSGTPSPKRGSTPRSPAPRGGRDRFTGESYTVLGDTSIDSGQHYWEVEALKDCKSYSMGVAYRNMGKFDQLGKTNSTWCIHVNNWLQSSFAAKHNNKAKSLEVAVPERIGVYCDLDGGLLSFYNADSKQLLHMFKTKFSQPVVPAFMVWCGGLSLMTGLQVPSAIRSFQKAENGLGGSNSSLNNMPQ, from the exons ATGAATTACAG AACCAAATGCTTCAGAGCACGAATGCGCTGGAGAGCTCAGAGGAGCTCCTGGAGTTTGCTACGCACGCTCTGGACATCAAAGACCAGGAAGCGTTTACCAAG GGTAACAATGGCTCCTGCCTTCCGCTTGACCATGAAGCCCAAAGCCACAGATACCATGAGCCACTTGATGGTGGACTTCAGCCAGGAACGCCAGCTGCTCCAGGGCCTCCGCTTCCTCCCTG TACCCAGAGCTCCTGAATTTGAGGTGCAGGACTGCCTGGTGGTGGACAACGCTGTGACTGTGGTCTGGAGGATGCCGGCGGAAGATAGCAAGATCGACCACCACATCCTGGAGTACAGGAAAGCCAACCACGAGGGTCTGCCACGGGTCCAAGATGAGCGCTGCTGGGAGATCGTGGATAACATCAAGACCACGGAATACACTCTGACAG GGTTGAAGTTTGATTCTAAGTTCATGAACTTTCGGGTACGAGCCTGCAACAAAGCAGCTGCTGGGGACTATTCCGATCCTGTCACCTTGGAAACCAAAG CATTCAACTTTGGCTTTGACCCGTCATCTTCACACCTGAACCTGAAGGTGGAGGAGAACAGTGTGGAGTGGGACCCTCAGGGAAGCAAAGGGCTGGACAGCAAGGTGAAAGGCAAAGAGAATAAGGGCAG CGCACATCTCACTAATTTGAAGAACATGACAAG AAGTGGAACTCCTTCTCCGAAAAGAGGATCGACTCCCAGGTCACCAGCCCCTAGAGGAGGCAGAGATCGTTTTACTGGCGAATCCTACACGGTGCTGG GTGACACCAGTATTGACTCCGGCCAGCACTATTGGGAGGTGGAGGCCCTGAAAGACTGCAAGTCCTACAGCATGGGCGTAGCATACCGGAACATGGGCAAATTTGACCAGCTGGGCAAGACCAACAGCACATGGTGCATCCACGTTAATAACTGGCTGCAGAGCTCATTTGCTGCCAAGCACAACAACAAGGCCAAGAGCCTGGAGGTGGCTGTACCAGAGAGGATCGGGGTCTACTGTGACCTGGATGGAG GCCTGCTTTCATTCTACAATGCAGACAGCAAGCAGTTGCTCCACATGTTTAAGACGAAGTTCTCTCAGCCAGTGGTTCCAGCCTTTATG GTTTGGTGCGGTGGCCTGAGCCTGATGACGGGTTTACAGGTCCCCAGCGCCATCAGAAGCTTCCAGAAGGCTGAAAACGGGCTGGGAGGATCAAACAGCAGCCTGAACAATATGCCACAGTAG
- the fsd1l gene encoding FSD1-like protein isoform X3, whose amino-acid sequence MTHRITKRQVKCVFVCVQEALQRIITTLANKNEELHNFIETLNHLLAGVQVNSSRVVSDLEEEFDTLFSILEEAKESMTNTIKQEQARKSHELQNQMLQSTNALESSEELLEFATHALDIKDQEAFTKAAKQIKDRVTMAPAFRLTMKPKATDTMSHLMVDFSQERQLLQGLRFLPVPRAPEFEVQDCLVVDNAVTVVWRMPAEDSKIDHHILEYRKANHEGLPRVQDERCWEIVDNIKTTEYTLTGLKFDSKFMNFRVRACNKAAAGDYSDPVTLETKAFNFGFDPSSSHLNLKVEENSVEWDPQGSKGLDSKVKGKENKGSGTPSPKRGSTPRSPAPRGGRDRFTGESYTVLGDTSIDSGQHYWEVEALKDCKSYSMGVAYRNMGKFDQLGKTNSTWCIHVNNWLQSSFAAKHNNKAKSLEVAVPERIGVYCDLDGGLLSFYNADSKQLLHMFKTKFSQPVVPAFMVWCGGLSLMTGLQVPSAIRSFQKAENGLGGSNSSLNNMPQ is encoded by the exons A TGACTCACAGGATAACCAAGAGACaagtcaaatgtgtgtttgtttgtgtgcag GAGGCCCTACAAAGGATAATCACCACATTAGCCAATAAAAATGAGGAGCTCCACAATTTCATCGAAACTTTGAATCACTTGCTGGCTGGAGTTCAG GTCAATTCAAGCCGGGTGGTGTCCGACTTGGAAGAGGAGTTCGACACCTTGTTCTCCATTCTGGAAGAAGCCAAAGAGAGCATGACCAACACTATCAAACAAGAACAAGCCAGAAAATCACATGAATTACAG AACCAAATGCTTCAGAGCACGAATGCGCTGGAGAGCTCAGAGGAGCTCCTGGAGTTTGCTACGCACGCTCTGGACATCAAAGACCAGGAAGCGTTTACCAAG GCTGCCAAACAGATTAAAGATAG GGTAACAATGGCTCCTGCCTTCCGCTTGACCATGAAGCCCAAAGCCACAGATACCATGAGCCACTTGATGGTGGACTTCAGCCAGGAACGCCAGCTGCTCCAGGGCCTCCGCTTCCTCCCTG TACCCAGAGCTCCTGAATTTGAGGTGCAGGACTGCCTGGTGGTGGACAACGCTGTGACTGTGGTCTGGAGGATGCCGGCGGAAGATAGCAAGATCGACCACCACATCCTGGAGTACAGGAAAGCCAACCACGAGGGTCTGCCACGGGTCCAAGATGAGCGCTGCTGGGAGATCGTGGATAACATCAAGACCACGGAATACACTCTGACAG GGTTGAAGTTTGATTCTAAGTTCATGAACTTTCGGGTACGAGCCTGCAACAAAGCAGCTGCTGGGGACTATTCCGATCCTGTCACCTTGGAAACCAAAG CATTCAACTTTGGCTTTGACCCGTCATCTTCACACCTGAACCTGAAGGTGGAGGAGAACAGTGTGGAGTGGGACCCTCAGGGAAGCAAAGGGCTGGACAGCAAGGTGAAAGGCAAAGAGAATAAGGGCAG TGGAACTCCTTCTCCGAAAAGAGGATCGACTCCCAGGTCACCAGCCCCTAGAGGAGGCAGAGATCGTTTTACTGGCGAATCCTACACGGTGCTGG GTGACACCAGTATTGACTCCGGCCAGCACTATTGGGAGGTGGAGGCCCTGAAAGACTGCAAGTCCTACAGCATGGGCGTAGCATACCGGAACATGGGCAAATTTGACCAGCTGGGCAAGACCAACAGCACATGGTGCATCCACGTTAATAACTGGCTGCAGAGCTCATTTGCTGCCAAGCACAACAACAAGGCCAAGAGCCTGGAGGTGGCTGTACCAGAGAGGATCGGGGTCTACTGTGACCTGGATGGAG GCCTGCTTTCATTCTACAATGCAGACAGCAAGCAGTTGCTCCACATGTTTAAGACGAAGTTCTCTCAGCCAGTGGTTCCAGCCTTTATG GTTTGGTGCGGTGGCCTGAGCCTGATGACGGGTTTACAGGTCCCCAGCGCCATCAGAAGCTTCCAGAAGGCTGAAAACGGGCTGGGAGGATCAAACAGCAGCCTGAACAATATGCCACAGTAG